One Lachancea thermotolerans CBS 6340 chromosome F complete sequence DNA window includes the following coding sequences:
- the CDC40 gene encoding Cdc40p (similar to uniprot|P40968 Saccharomyces cerevisiae YDR364C CDC40 Pre-mRNA splicing factor important for catalytic step II of pre-mRNA splicing and plays a role in cell cycle progression required for DNA synthesis during mitosis and meiosis has WD repeats) encodes MPLVEGYSSDSDSSSHSHAESNKLPKAVKDQENNDSISVDLTQLEPSNQVAKRPNHNTTRAKRKRRKGKGPWASWSSSEESEEEPGPEVASEAEKESGILLEDEEFQLSRDEKTLSSESTRFYGDSVTDYQGRSFLHPPIEVDIDFTKPELSFRCYLPKKMIHSYRGHHNGTTTIKMLPKSGHLFLSGGNDNKVKLWDVYHKRELLRDYCGHSKAVRDVSFSGSGTSFLSVSYDQHMKIWNTETGDIEHRYKFPAVPNCAEFSPANSNELIVGLSNSEVRHYDLRVAHKDGLVQVYDHHLSSIIALKYFPDGSKFISSSEDKSMRIWDNQVNIPIKQISDTAQYSMPFIDIHPEHHYFATQSMDNAIYAFSMKPKYRRNPKKRFEGHKCAGYGIGFGFSPDGQYLASGDTKGRVYIWDWKTTRLLKHFEVPGKKAVITVAWAPQETSKMLCAGNGGRIFLYD; translated from the coding sequence ATGCCGCTAGTTGAGGGGTACAGCTCTGACTCTGATAGCAGCTCTCACTCTCATGCTGAATCGAACAAATTGCCGAAGGCTGTGAAAGACCAGGAAAACAATGACTCCATCAGCGTTGATCTAACCCAGCTGGAGCCCTCAAATCAAGTTGCCAAGAGACCTAACCATAACACGACGCGAGCTAAGcgcaagagaagaaagggGAAAGGACCTTGGGCATCTTGGTCATCTTCTGAGGAAAGTGAAGAGGAACCAGGACCGGAGGTCGCGTCCGAAGCGGAGAAAGAGTCAGGTATTTTGttggaagatgaagaatttcAACTCTCCCGGGACGAGAAGACACTATCTAGCGAGAGTACGCGTTTCTATGGAGACTCGGTAACAGATTACCAaggaagaagcttcttgcatCCGCCTATCGAAGTGGATATTGACTTTACCAAACCAGAACTTTCCTTTAGGTGTTATCTGCCGAAAAAGATGATTCACTCGTACCGGGGGCACCACAATGGTACTACGACGATTAAAATGCTCCCCAAATCAGgacatctttttttgtCCGGCGGAAATGACAATAAGGTTAAATTATGGGACGTATATCACAAGCGCGAGCTTCTCAGGGACTATTGCGGCCACTCGAAGGCGGTGCGAGACGTAAGCTTTAGCGGTTCAGGTACTTCTTTCCTTAGTGTGTCCTATGATCAACATATGAAGATATGGAACACAGAAACAGGTGATATTGAGCATCGTTACAAGTTCCCTGCTGTGCCAAATTGCGCCGAGTTCTCCCCTGCAAACTCCAACGAATTGATAGTTGGGCTTTCAAACTCTGAGGTGAGGCATTACGATTTGAGAGTCGCTCATAAAGACGGTTTAGTGCAGGTCTATGACCATCATTTGTCCTCTATAATCGCACTCAAGTACTTTCCAGATGGTTCCAAATTCATTTCATCCTCTGAGGACAAATCGATGCGTATATGGGATAATCAAGTTAATATACCCATAAAGCAGATAAGCGACACCGCTCAGTATTCAATGCCCTTCATTGACATTCATCCAGAGCATCACTATTTTGCTACTCAGAGCATGGACAATGCTATCTATGCTTTCTCAATGAAGCCCAAATATAGAAGAAATCCGAAGAAGCGGTTTGAAGGTCATAAGTGTGCCGGTTATGGAATAGGCTTTGGATTTTCGCCTGACGGGCAATACCTCGCATCTGGAGATACAAAAGGGCGGGTATATATATGGGATTGGAAAACCACCCGACTCTTGAAACATTTCGAGGTCCCAGGCAAGAAAGCAGTCATTACGGTTGCATGGGCACCTCAAGAGACAAGCAAAATGTTGTGTGCAGGTAACGGAGGAAGAATCTTTCTATATGACTAG